One window from the genome of Bartonella sp. WD16.2 encodes:
- the rho gene encoding transcription termination factor Rho gives MQEMKLQELKSKNPVELVTFAETLEVENASLMRKQELMFAILKKLALQDVEIIGEGVVEVLQDGFGFLRSADANYLPGPDDIYLSPTQIQSFSLKTGDTVEGPIRGPKEGERYFALLKINTINFEDPEKIRYKIHFDNLIPLYSNERFQMEIQDSTNKDMSSRVVDLISPLGKGQRGLIVAPPRTGKTVLLQNIAHSITTNHPECYLIVLLIDERPEEVTDMQRSVTGEVISSTFDEPAIRHVQVAEMVIEKAKRLVEYGRDVVILLDSITRLGRAYNTVVPSSGKVLTGGVDANALQRPKRFFGAARNIEEGGSLTIIATALIDTGSRMDEVIFEEFKGTGNSEIVLDRKVADKRIFPAMDVLKSGTRKEDLLVARQDLHKIFVLRRILAPMNVTDAIEFLIDKLKQTKNNSEFFDSMNT, from the coding sequence ATGCAAGAAATGAAACTACAAGAACTTAAAAGTAAAAACCCGGTTGAACTTGTTACTTTTGCTGAAACATTAGAAGTTGAAAACGCTTCATTGATGCGTAAACAAGAGTTAATGTTTGCTATTTTAAAAAAACTCGCCTTGCAAGATGTAGAGATTATTGGGGAAGGTGTCGTTGAAGTTTTACAAGATGGTTTTGGTTTTCTGCGGTCTGCTGATGCTAATTATCTTCCAGGGCCTGATGATATTTATCTTTCCCCTACACAAATTCAATCTTTTTCTTTAAAAACAGGAGATACGGTTGAAGGTCCTATTCGTGGGCCAAAGGAAGGAGAACGTTACTTTGCTCTTCTTAAGATTAATACAATTAATTTTGAAGATCCTGAAAAAATTCGCTATAAAATTCATTTTGATAATCTAATACCTCTTTATTCAAACGAACGTTTCCAAATGGAAATACAAGATTCTACAAATAAGGATATGTCATCCCGGGTTGTTGATTTAATATCTCCACTAGGAAAAGGTCAGAGAGGATTAATTGTAGCGCCTCCTCGAACAGGAAAAACGGTTTTATTACAAAATATTGCTCATTCTATTACAACTAATCACCCTGAATGTTATCTTATTGTTCTTTTGATTGATGAGCGTCCAGAAGAAGTAACAGATATGCAGCGTTCTGTAACAGGGGAGGTAATTTCTTCTACCTTTGATGAACCAGCTATACGTCATGTACAGGTAGCTGAAATGGTTATTGAAAAAGCCAAACGCTTAGTTGAATATGGACGCGATGTTGTTATCCTACTTGATTCTATTACACGTCTTGGGCGTGCATATAATACGGTTGTTCCTTCATCAGGTAAAGTTTTAACAGGTGGTGTTGATGCAAATGCTTTACAGCGTCCTAAACGTTTTTTTGGTGCAGCGCGCAATATTGAAGAAGGTGGATCTTTAACTATTATAGCAACGGCTTTAATTGATACAGGTAGCCGTATGGATGAAGTTATTTTTGAAGAATTTAAAGGAACAGGTAATTCAGAAATTGTTCTTGATCGTAAAGTTGCTGATAAGCGTATTTTTCCAGCTATGGATGTTCTAAAATCAGGAACACGTAAAGAAGATCTTTTAGTAGCTCGTCAAGATTTACATAAGATTTTTGTACTTCGTCGTATTTTAGCGCCTATGAATGTAACAGATGCAATTGAATTTTTAATTGATAAATTGAAACAGACAAAAAATAATAGTGAATTTTTTGATTCAATGAACACTTAA
- a CDS encoding pyruvate, water dikinase regulatory protein — protein MQKEKKSFHLYMISDATGETLISAARAVSSQYTMYQAIEHLYPMIRNKAQLQKILDEIQKEPGIVLYTIVDKEIKKFLSKLCAKIGTPCVAILDPILNVFQSYLGTPTNLRASAQHDLNADYFRRIEALNFTIEHDDGQSPDSMLDADVILVGISRTSKTPTSIYLANRGIKTANVPLIPGIDLPQTLLEKKNVLVVGLIASAERISHIRQNRDLGEDFAIENYTDRASIARELIYAKRICERFGWPVIDVTRRSIEETAAAIFKLLSQFREKK, from the coding sequence ATGCAAAAAGAAAAAAAAAGCTTTCATTTGTATATGATTTCTGATGCAACAGGAGAAACATTAATCTCTGCTGCAAGAGCTGTTTCATCACAATACACGATGTATCAGGCAATAGAACATCTTTACCCTATGATTCGTAATAAAGCGCAGTTGCAAAAGATTCTTGATGAGATTCAAAAAGAGCCGGGTATTGTTCTTTACACAATTGTTGATAAAGAAATTAAGAAATTTCTCAGTAAATTATGTGCAAAAATAGGTACTCCTTGTGTTGCTATTTTAGATCCTATTTTAAATGTTTTTCAGTCTTATCTTGGAACACCAACAAATTTACGTGCTAGTGCACAACATGATCTTAATGCAGATTACTTTCGTCGTATTGAAGCGTTGAATTTTACAATAGAGCACGATGATGGACAATCTCCTGATAGCATGTTAGATGCAGATGTAATTCTTGTAGGAATTTCAAGAACTTCTAAAACACCAACAAGTATCTATTTAGCAAATCGTGGAATAAAAACTGCTAACGTACCTCTTATTCCAGGAATTGATTTACCACAAACTCTTTTAGAAAAAAAAAATGTTTTAGTTGTTGGTTTAATTGCTTCAGCTGAAAGAATTTCACATATTCGCCAAAATCGAGATTTGGGAGAAGATTTTGCTATTGAAAATTATACTGATCGCGCCAGCATAGCTAGAGAATTAATTTATGCAAAACGTATTTGTGAACGCTTTGGTTGGCCTGTCATTGATGTAACAAGACGTTCTATTGAAGAAACTGCAGCGGCAATATTTAAACTTTTATCACAGTTTCGTGAAAAAAAATGA
- a CDS encoding Maf family nucleotide pyrophosphatase, producing the protein MNENMLILASLSSYRAQLLDKAGLKFSVEGASFDERKVEEKIKTKTPKETSCFLASAKAKDVSKRFPHALVIGCDQILDLEDQIFHKVTNIKEAHQRLRVLSGKTHSLHSAIALVKNGQEIWVEAFSAHMTVRSLSSEFIERYLMRVGTDVLKSVGVYQIEKEGIHLFEKIEGDFFTIIGLPLLPLLAKLRHLGVIDG; encoded by the coding sequence ATGAACGAAAATATGTTAATATTAGCATCTCTTAGCTCCTATCGCGCACAGTTATTAGACAAAGCTGGTTTAAAATTCTCTGTTGAAGGAGCTTCTTTCGATGAACGAAAAGTGGAAGAAAAAATAAAAACTAAAACTCCTAAAGAAACAAGTTGTTTCCTTGCAAGTGCAAAAGCAAAAGATGTTTCTAAGCGCTTTCCTCATGCATTAGTTATTGGTTGTGATCAAATACTTGATTTGGAAGATCAGATTTTTCATAAAGTTACAAATATTAAAGAAGCACATCAACGATTACGTGTTTTATCAGGGAAAACACACTCTCTTCATAGTGCAATAGCTTTAGTCAAAAATGGTCAAGAAATTTGGGTTGAGGCTTTTAGTGCTCATATGACGGTACGTTCTCTCTCATCAGAATTCATTGAACGTTATCTAATGCGTGTAGGAACGGATGTTTTAAAAAGTGTAGGAGTATATCAAATTGAAAAAGAAGGAATTCACCTTTTTGAAAAAATAGAAGGAGATTTTTTTACTATTATTGGTTTACCGTTATTACCTTTGTTGGCTAAATTGCGTCATTTGGGAGTTATTGATGGTTAA
- a CDS encoding shikimate dehydrogenase: protein MVNFAINCKKKEYPCAFIVGYPVHHSKSPKIHNFWLKQYGLQGKYLAKEVKTEEFKSFLMSSQKRGFCGGNVTLPYKREAFHLVTCKDKVATAIGAVNTLWFEGQKLCATNTDAYGFSANLDEFTPDWVKETALVFGAGGAARAVLYILKKRGFERIFLFNRTRQHADDLAEYFGKPIEVYDWHNIYKILYQVDLIVNATSVDMINLYNKQKDVFFDFHKVKPTALVTDVVYTPLITPFLQQAKAHGLKTVDGLGMLLHQAVPGFERWFGTRPLVTKALRTAIVEDMSENKI, encoded by the coding sequence ATGGTTAATTTTGCAATAAATTGCAAAAAAAAAGAGTATCCGTGTGCTTTTATTGTTGGTTATCCTGTTCATCATTCAAAATCACCAAAGATTCACAATTTTTGGCTCAAACAATATGGTTTACAAGGTAAGTATCTTGCAAAAGAGGTAAAAACTGAAGAATTTAAGAGTTTTCTTATGTCTTCACAAAAAAGGGGTTTTTGTGGGGGTAATGTTACCTTACCCTATAAAAGGGAAGCTTTTCATTTAGTAACTTGTAAGGATAAGGTAGCAACAGCTATTGGTGCTGTTAATACATTATGGTTTGAAGGGCAAAAGCTTTGTGCCACAAACACTGATGCATATGGTTTTAGTGCTAATCTTGATGAGTTTACTCCTGATTGGGTTAAAGAAACAGCACTTGTTTTTGGCGCAGGAGGCGCTGCGCGCGCTGTTTTATATATTTTAAAAAAACGTGGGTTTGAACGTATTTTCTTGTTTAATCGTACAAGACAACATGCAGACGATTTGGCTGAGTATTTTGGAAAACCTATTGAGGTTTATGACTGGCATAATATTTATAAGATACTTTATCAGGTTGATCTCATTGTTAATGCAACTTCTGTAGATATGATAAATCTTTATAACAAACAAAAAGATGTTTTTTTTGATTTTCATAAAGTAAAACCAACAGCATTGGTAACAGACGTTGTTTACACTCCATTGATAACCCCTTTTTTGCAACAAGCAAAAGCTCATGGTTTGAAAACAGTCGATGGACTTGGTATGCTTTTACATCAGGCTGTACCTGGTTTTGAGCGATGGTTTGGAACAAGACCGCTTGTAACAAAGGCATTGCGAACAGCGATTGTAGAGGATATGAGTGAAAATAAAATATGA
- the coaE gene encoding dephospho-CoA kinase (Dephospho-CoA kinase (CoaE) performs the final step in coenzyme A biosynthesis.): MKIIGLTGSIAMGKSTTARFFKQAGVPVFSADEVVHQLYCNEPVLSLIIRTFPGVVENGQVNRLKLSKVLINNHEKLKALEKIIHPLVWKKEKEFVNRARQQGKKLIVLDIPLLFETNSENRVDSVIVVSAPSVIQKKRVMNRPNMSEEKFAAINAKQISDEKKKERADFVIDTGKSLDNTRQQVFHIIKNLLKDVSLKN; the protein is encoded by the coding sequence ATGAAAATTATAGGATTGACCGGATCAATTGCCATGGGCAAATCAACAACTGCTCGTTTTTTTAAACAAGCAGGTGTTCCTGTTTTTAGCGCTGATGAAGTAGTGCACCAACTTTATTGTAATGAGCCGGTCTTGTCACTTATTATACGTACTTTTCCAGGTGTTGTTGAAAATGGTCAAGTTAATCGTTTAAAACTTTCTAAAGTTTTGATAAATAATCACGAAAAACTAAAAGCTTTAGAAAAAATAATTCATCCCTTAGTTTGGAAAAAAGAGAAAGAATTTGTTAACAGAGCACGACAACAGGGAAAAAAACTAATAGTTCTTGATATTCCGCTTCTTTTTGAAACAAATAGTGAAAATCGAGTAGATAGTGTAATTGTTGTATCTGCACCATCAGTAATACAAAAGAAGCGTGTAATGAATCGTCCAAATATGAGTGAGGAAAAGTTTGCAGCGATCAATGCTAAACAAATATCCGATGAGAAAAAGAAAGAACGTGCAGATTTTGTGATTGATACGGGAAAAAGTTTAGATAATACACGTCAACAAGTTTTTCATATAATAAAGAATTTACTAAAAGATGTATCTTTAAAGAATTAA
- the dnaQ gene encoding DNA polymerase III subunit epsilon codes for MREIIFDTETTGLDKDSDRIIEIGCVEMVDRYLTGRQFHVYLNPQGVIIPDEVVAIHGLTNERLKNEKKFEDIADEFLEFINGATMVAHNASFDISFLNAELGRINKPLISVDNVIDTLAIARQKFPMGPNSLDVLCKRFGIDNSNRVLHGALLDAEILADVYIELIGGKQGVLSFDNSNNLDENVQNGENIPHKIKARPHILPSRLSAQEKDMHADLVKKIGNKALWNNFKIF; via the coding sequence ATGCGTGAAATTATTTTTGATACCGAAACAACAGGGTTAGATAAAGACAGCGACCGTATTATCGAAATTGGCTGTGTAGAAATGGTTGATCGTTATCTTACAGGACGTCAATTCCATGTTTATTTAAATCCGCAAGGAGTCATTATCCCTGATGAAGTTGTAGCAATTCATGGATTAACCAATGAACGTTTAAAAAATGAAAAAAAATTTGAAGATATTGCTGATGAGTTTTTAGAATTTATCAATGGTGCAACAATGGTTGCTCATAATGCAAGTTTCGACATAAGTTTTCTTAATGCAGAATTAGGACGGATCAATAAACCGCTTATCAGTGTTGATAATGTTATTGATACACTAGCTATAGCGCGACAAAAATTCCCTATGGGGCCTAATTCTCTTGATGTTTTATGTAAACGTTTTGGAATTGATAATAGTAATCGTGTTCTTCATGGTGCTCTACTCGATGCAGAGATTCTTGCCGATGTTTATATTGAGTTAATTGGTGGAAAACAAGGTGTACTTAGTTTTGATAATAGTAACAACCTTGATGAAAATGTTCAAAATGGTGAAAATATTCCTCATAAAATTAAAGCTCGCCCCCACATTTTACCTTCAAGATTAAGCGCACAAGAAAAAGATATGCATGCTGATTTAGTTAAAAAAATAGGCAACAAAGCTTTATGGAATAACTTCAAAATTTTCTAA
- the polA gene encoding DNA polymerase I, with protein METKDHLFLVDGSGYIFRAYHALPPLKRKKDGLPVGAVAGFCNMLWKLLCDARNTAVGIVPTHFAVIFDYSSDTFRKQIYPQYKANRVAPPEDLVPQFALIRQATKAFNLPCVEKKGFEADDLIATYARLATQAGAKTTIISSDKDLMQLVNGHVSLYDGMKDKHIGVSEVVEKWGVTPEKMIDLQALVGDSTDNIPGVPGIGPKIAAQLLNQFGTLDFLLQNATEIKQAKRRENIQAYRKQTEISRELVKLKTDVPIDSNLDNFILEPQDGPRLIAFLKAMEFTTLTRRVAEATECDAEVIDALDVDVEWTQDIHGPDLDSEGADPILTRGFCKNSPQILAQKRKDQALVQKNIGDSYETIFDEKILREWLFEAQEQGYFAFNIETTSLNPMQAEIIGFSLALQPEKAAYIPLEHIEGGCDLLGGGRVVTQIETQKILALLKPILEDQAVLKIGHNMKYNWLIMKQCGIVIEPFDDIMLISYALDAGTSTHDRDILSERWLKHTPISYKDLTHNGKKITSFAQVNLKQATFYAAEGADITLRLWQVLKQQLVAQGVTKIYERLDRPLIKILAKMEERGILVDRQILSRLSCELARIALSLEEEIYQLVGERFNIASPKQLSDILFGKMGLPGGIKTKSGQWSTSAQILEELAAEGHTLPRKIVDWRQLAKLKSTYTDALPHYILPKTGRVHTNYSLATTSTGRLSSSEPNLQNIPIRTPEGRKIRTAFIAPKGYVLLSADYSQIELRILAHIANITALKEAFAQDQDIHAITASQIFGVAVEGMPSDIRRRAKAINFGIIYGISAFGLANQLSISRNEASRYIDIYFERFPGIKDYMETTKSFARQHGYVETIFGRRIHYPEIKSTNSQIRTFNERAAINATIQGSAADIIRRAMIQMEAALKKEKLSAKMLLQVHDELIFEVPEIESEKTKVLVKKVMENATMPALSLSVPLKVKVAAAQNWNEAH; from the coding sequence ATGGAAACAAAAGATCACTTATTTTTAGTCGATGGATCAGGTTACATTTTTCGTGCTTATCACGCTTTGCCACCCTTAAAACGCAAAAAGGATGGACTTCCTGTAGGGGCTGTAGCCGGTTTTTGTAACATGTTATGGAAATTACTTTGTGATGCTCGCAATACAGCTGTTGGTATTGTGCCAACTCATTTTGCTGTTATTTTTGATTATTCGTCTGATACGTTTCGTAAACAAATTTATCCTCAATATAAAGCCAATCGTGTAGCTCCTCCTGAAGACCTTGTTCCTCAATTTGCTCTGATACGGCAAGCTACAAAAGCTTTTAATTTGCCTTGTGTTGAAAAAAAAGGATTTGAAGCAGATGATTTAATTGCGACCTATGCACGATTGGCAACTCAAGCGGGAGCAAAAACAACGATTATTTCCTCGGATAAAGATTTAATGCAATTGGTAAATGGGCATGTATCTTTATATGATGGAATGAAAGATAAACATATCGGTGTTTCTGAAGTCGTAGAAAAATGGGGCGTAACGCCTGAAAAAATGATTGATTTACAAGCTTTAGTTGGGGATTCTACAGACAATATTCCAGGGGTTCCAGGTATTGGTCCAAAGATTGCAGCACAATTATTGAATCAATTTGGTACTCTCGATTTCTTGTTGCAGAACGCGACAGAAATCAAGCAAGCAAAACGGCGTGAAAATATTCAAGCTTATAGAAAGCAAACAGAAATTTCTCGCGAATTGGTAAAACTTAAGACGGATGTACCGATAGATAGTAATTTAGATAATTTTATTTTAGAACCACAGGATGGCCCGCGTTTAATTGCTTTTTTAAAAGCTATGGAATTTACCACGTTAACGCGTCGTGTAGCAGAAGCAACGGAATGTGATGCAGAGGTTATTGATGCACTTGATGTAGATGTTGAGTGGACACAAGATATTCATGGGCCTGACTTGGATAGTGAAGGAGCTGATCCAATATTAACCCGTGGTTTTTGTAAAAATTCACCACAGATTTTAGCACAAAAACGTAAAGATCAGGCTCTTGTCCAAAAAAATATAGGAGACTCTTATGAAACCATTTTTGATGAAAAAATCTTGAGAGAATGGTTATTTGAAGCACAAGAACAAGGCTATTTTGCTTTTAACATAGAAACAACCTCACTGAATCCTATGCAAGCAGAAATTATTGGTTTTTCTTTAGCATTACAGCCAGAAAAAGCAGCTTATATACCATTAGAACACATTGAAGGAGGATGCGACCTTTTAGGAGGTGGGCGTGTAGTCACACAAATTGAGACACAAAAAATTTTAGCGCTTTTAAAGCCAATATTAGAAGATCAAGCTGTGTTAAAAATTGGCCATAATATGAAATATAATTGGTTGATTATGAAACAATGCGGCATTGTGATAGAGCCTTTTGATGACATAATGCTAATATCATACGCTTTAGATGCCGGAACTTCGACTCATGATAGGGATATTTTATCTGAGCGATGGCTTAAGCATACACCAATTTCTTACAAAGATTTAACGCATAACGGAAAAAAAATTACTTCTTTTGCACAAGTAAATTTAAAACAAGCGACTTTTTATGCGGCAGAAGGTGCCGATATAACGCTACGGTTATGGCAAGTTCTAAAACAACAACTCGTTGCACAAGGAGTGACTAAAATTTATGAGCGTCTTGATCGACCACTGATAAAAATTCTTGCAAAAATGGAAGAACGAGGGATTCTTGTTGATAGGCAAATTCTTTCACGTCTTTCATGTGAGTTAGCGCGGATTGCCCTTTCTCTGGAAGAGGAAATTTACCAGTTGGTCGGTGAACGGTTTAATATTGCCTCACCAAAGCAATTAAGCGATATTCTTTTTGGTAAAATGGGTTTACCCGGGGGTATTAAGACCAAAAGTGGTCAGTGGTCAACCTCTGCACAAATTTTAGAAGAATTAGCTGCTGAAGGTCATACCTTACCGCGAAAAATCGTTGATTGGCGCCAACTTGCAAAATTAAAATCCACTTATACAGATGCTTTACCTCATTATATTTTGCCTAAGACAGGGCGTGTTCACACTAATTATTCTTTAGCAACAACATCAACTGGACGATTATCTTCATCAGAACCCAATCTGCAAAATATTCCAATACGAACACCAGAAGGGCGTAAAATTCGAACAGCCTTTATTGCTCCAAAGGGATATGTACTATTATCAGCTGATTATAGTCAGATTGAATTGCGCATTCTTGCACATATTGCCAATATCACTGCACTGAAAGAAGCGTTCGCACAAGATCAAGATATTCATGCTATAACTGCATCGCAAATATTTGGAGTTGCGGTAGAAGGAATGCCTTCAGATATACGCCGACGTGCAAAGGCGATTAATTTTGGTATTATTTATGGTATTTCAGCTTTTGGATTGGCAAACCAATTAAGTATTTCACGAAACGAAGCAAGTCGCTATATTGATATTTATTTTGAAAGGTTTCCAGGAATTAAAGATTATATGGAAACGACTAAATCATTTGCGCGCCAACATGGTTATGTAGAAACAATTTTTGGACGTCGTATTCATTACCCTGAAATAAAATCGACTAATTCACAAATCCGCACTTTCAATGAAAGAGCTGCTATCAACGCAACAATTCAAGGGTCAGCTGCAGATATCATTCGTCGCGCTATGATCCAAATGGAAGCTGCTTTGAAAAAAGAAAAATTATCAGCAAAAATGCTACTACAGGTTCATGATGAACTGATTTTTGAAGTACCAGAAATTGAGAGTGAAAAAACAAAAGTCCTTGTTAAAAAGGTAATGGAAAATGCTACAATGCCGGCATTATCTTTGTCTGTTCCTCTTAAAGTAAAAGTCGCGGCTGCTCAAAACTGGAATGAGGCACATTAG
- a CDS encoding endonuclease/exonuclease/phosphatase family protein, with protein MIKKPHKPKLRWPTTFIQQKLHKPFLNVIRNHSGHRPNTINYDNDYDLIVASYNVHKCVGVDKVFNPTRIVRVIAELQADILALQEADKRFGERVGLIDLKLLKAETNLIPVPLNTMSPKGHGWHGNALFVRQGRVHDILQISLPGIEPRGAIMAELEMETGFIRIIAAHFGLLRHSRNQQVKMLLALLQKRSFMPTLLIGDFNEWRVGKKSSLNHFFPYFDITLGTVPSFPSRFPFLALDRIFAFPPYLVTKVESHYSPLARVASDHLPIKAHLNLANVMTTLKDQIGEKTNVPHSSFEQPRLLL; from the coding sequence ATGATAAAGAAGCCTCATAAACCAAAACTTCGCTGGCCTACTACATTTATCCAGCAAAAGCTTCATAAACCTTTCTTAAATGTTATCCGTAATCATTCTGGTCACCGACCAAATACTATTAATTATGATAACGATTATGATCTTATTGTTGCTTCTTATAATGTTCATAAATGTGTAGGTGTTGATAAAGTTTTTAACCCTACTCGTATTGTACGCGTTATTGCAGAATTACAAGCTGATATTCTCGCACTCCAAGAAGCAGATAAACGTTTTGGTGAACGCGTTGGTTTGATTGATCTTAAATTGTTAAAAGCTGAAACAAATTTGATTCCTGTGCCTTTGAATACTATGTCACCCAAGGGCCATGGTTGGCACGGCAATGCTCTTTTTGTGCGTCAGGGGCGGGTGCATGATATTTTACAAATTTCCCTACCTGGTATTGAACCACGAGGTGCTATAATGGCAGAATTAGAAATGGAGACAGGTTTTATTCGCATCATTGCAGCTCATTTTGGCTTGTTACGTCATTCTCGTAATCAGCAAGTAAAAATGCTTCTTGCACTCTTGCAAAAACGTTCTTTTATGCCCACACTACTTATTGGTGATTTCAATGAATGGCGAGTAGGAAAAAAATCGTCATTAAATCATTTTTTTCCTTATTTTGATATCACACTAGGAACTGTGCCAAGTTTTCCCTCTCGCTTTCCCTTTCTAGCCCTTGATAGAATTTTTGCTTTTCCTCCCTATTTGGTAACAAAAGTTGAAAGCCATTATTCACCATTAGCACGTGTCGCATCAGATCACTTACCAATTAAAGCTCATCTTAATCTTGCCAATGTAATGACTACGCTCAAAGACCAAATAGGTGAAAAAACTAATGTGCCTCATTCCAGTTTTGAGCAGCCGCGACTTTTACTTTAA
- a CDS encoding Bax inhibitor-1/YccA family protein, translated as MADFKNLRSASVSHADASIDQGLRSYMLGVYNTMAIGLLITASAAYIIASLATTADINQAAAQINGSVYLTSFGVTFYTSPLSYVIMFSPLVAVLFLSFKINMLSTNAARSLFFGYAALVGLSLSSIILRYTPESIVQTFVITSAAFGSLSLYGYTTKRDLTAMGSFLFMGLIGLLLAMIVNIFLGSSALQFAISVIGVLVFAGLTAYNTQTIKLMYYEGDADDTRGRKIIMGALNLYLDFINMFVFLLQFLGSNRN; from the coding sequence ATGGCTGATTTCAAAAATTTACGTTCGGCGTCTGTTTCTCATGCCGATGCATCAATTGATCAAGGATTGCGCAGTTATATGCTGGGCGTCTATAACACAATGGCTATTGGTTTACTTATTACAGCTTCTGCTGCTTATATAATTGCATCATTGGCCACAACAGCAGATATAAATCAAGCAGCTGCACAAATTAATGGTAGCGTTTATTTAACATCATTTGGAGTGACATTTTATACGTCGCCTTTATCTTATGTTATTATGTTTTCGCCGCTTGTTGCTGTGTTATTTCTCAGTTTTAAAATTAATATGCTTAGTACTAATGCTGCTCGTAGTCTCTTTTTTGGTTATGCAGCACTTGTTGGGCTTTCATTGTCGTCAATTATTTTGCGTTACACACCTGAAAGTATTGTGCAGACTTTTGTCATCACCTCTGCAGCTTTTGGCTCTCTTTCGCTTTACGGTTATACTACAAAACGTGATCTTACAGCGATGGGGTCGTTTTTGTTTATGGGATTAATTGGTCTGTTACTTGCTATGATCGTTAATATTTTCCTGGGATCAAGCGCCTTGCAATTTGCTATTTCAGTAATTGGTGTTCTCGTTTTTGCTGGTTTAACAGCTTACAACACACAGACTATCAAACTAATGTATTATGAAGGTGATGCGGATGATACCCGTGGTCGTAAAATTATTATGGGTGCGTTAAATCTCTATCTTGATTTCATTAATATGTTTGTTTTCTTGCTGCAATTTTTGGGTTCAAATCGCAATTAA
- the lspA gene encoding signal peptidase II yields the protein MIHKSLSFLFSGLIITVLLDQMIKFWVIQTIPLETKIPLLPFISLYHVRNSGIAFSFLSSFSHWGLIAFTLIIIVFLLWFWKNAEYDKILTHFGIVLILGGAIGNLIDRIRFHYVTDYISFQIDGVFSFAIFNLADTFITLGSIAVLVDEFRILFQKKTLSQ from the coding sequence ATGATACACAAATCATTATCCTTTCTTTTTTCTGGTTTGATTATTACAGTTTTACTTGATCAAATGATAAAGTTTTGGGTTATACAGACCATACCTTTAGAAACAAAAATTCCACTTCTTCCTTTTATTTCGCTTTATCATGTACGCAACTCTGGCATTGCATTTTCATTTCTTTCTTCTTTTTCTCACTGGGGACTCATTGCTTTTACACTCATCATTATTGTTTTTCTTTTATGGTTTTGGAAAAATGCCGAATATGATAAAATTTTAACACATTTTGGTATTGTCTTGATCCTTGGTGGAGCAATTGGAAACCTTATTGATCGTATTCGTTTCCACTATGTTACTGATTATATATCATTCCAGATTGATGGTGTTTTTTCCTTTGCTATTTTCAATCTTGCTGATACTTTTATAACACTTGGATCCATTGCCGTGTTAGTTGATGAATTTCGTATCTTGTTTCAAAAAAAAACGCTATCCCAATAA